The Plasmodium relictum strain SGS1 genome assembly, chromosome: 8 DNA window TAggttataaagaaaattcgcatatattaaaagaaaattgcaaaaatgattatatgtataaaaaaaacaaaaacataCCAAAGAATGAAAAAGACAAAAGAATTCCTAACAATACTTTTAATATGTATTCGAACTCCAATCTTCAGTATAATAACCAAAATGTGATCTCAGGAGACTTTAAggaaatgtaaaaaaaaataaaaaaagaataataaaatttaaaaaaaaaaaaagaaaaaatagactTATAGCTTCACATAATAtgtatatcattattatttatttatttatatatttatttttttttttttttttagaaactATAAAGAATCTAATCAAGGAAATTTTcgtaatattaaattaaatagaaCGAGAGATTaactattattaaaaaatcatttaaatttattttgttaCATAATATcagaataatatttttaatttgtaaactatttttttatattctgaTAGAAAAACATTATTTCTTTTCAAATAGTTATTATACTAACCGAAATCTTTTAACAGTAATATCATcctttcttttaaaaaaaaaaaacatataaattttttttttttaaatttatgtataattcaattatataatttttttttattttcaaatatgtttatattagttaaaataaatatatataatgtgtATGCTTTTTTTGCgtaaaataattcatttattttttgaggAAGTTATATTTGAATATTAATTTActctattaattttaatataaaatttaaaaagttttattttttatgagtaataagaaataatataataataaaggttaaaatatagaaagttttcaaaaaataataagtatatttttattatatttttttttttttcgaatGTATATTAAAAGCTAAAAAAAGATTATGTGTAATCTTAAAAATATCTGACTAAATTACTAATTTagctttttatatttcttcttaaaaaataaaaacttcaAGCTTTTCAAATATAATAAAGTATTAATGAAAGGATGTGTATTAAATggcaaaaacaaaaaaaaaagaaacatttactttatatatgcatgttaattttgtaaataattaaatatattatagagcgttttttaaatcttatttatttaaattttttaatatttatttttttgcattaaatataaatagtaaaagattaaatttataattatgttacttttgattttttaacaaaaatatattaagtttttgaaaaatttatatatatattgtattttattttacgcTTAAACTTTTATCATTActtatattctatttttgttactctaataatatattaattatttcttcattaaaattcttattttattattttggttattaattttttttattttattactgtttttaacatttttattatcatttattcttttttttttcttttttcgtTTCTGATTTTCGTTTGAATTGCGATGTTgtcatttaaatataaatatgaatatttataatacatTTAGACTTTcttaattatatatgtatttataatgttttgatttattaaaagaaataaaaaatttccataaatataaattttcatttttggaaaaaagtattttaatatttctatgTAAGTTTTTATTAGAACAATTTAGATTAAtagtttttaaaataacattatcgtttttaatatatatatatatatataattttatgatttatacaatttaaatttttttatattttcattttttaataatttctatttcacaatttttaagtattttatttattctttttttttttttcaacaaatatataattctttgtaattattttaaaagtaatATGTTTTGGGCAAATATAGGCatttaatgtatatttttagtgACTTTTCTTGagatattaaattatttattttgaaataatatgaatattttttgtccctttataaatttataattttaataaaatgaattatttatttcatttcctatgaattatattttattttatttaaagagaactataataataaaagaaagataaattatctatatttaaaatacatgcatattaaaaagaaatttgtTCTGAaagaatcaaaaaaaaaaaaaaatatgtaaattttcaagttctttttaaaagtaaatataacATGTTTAAATAATACCACGTAACAAAAGGAAATTTAAAACTTTTCTCATaagtattatatatttacatcAATTTTGTAATATTATAGGAATcctatgtatatatttttaaaaaaagataaaaacaagaaagtttattatattttgaatatttttatataatttttttttaatttttatgatgCATCTATTTTTTAGTGaatagttaatttttttttttatatttacgcAAATGatgttaataattttttaaacttacatgaatatatacttaaaaaagaaaaattaacgaaaatacaataaaaaaagaaatttttttttgatggtacagaaaaaatataaggaaAATGAGTGATCCACTAGAGTATCTTAATGAAATAAACTTCAATACGAAAAAATTTCCTCAGTATACTCATGTACGTATTtgtaaaatatatcaaaaaaaatgttacatattataatttttataaaaaatattctacatttactaaatatatatatataatattcagTTAATAGAAACTTGCCCATCTGAAcatgaaaatgaaaagacTATAAGAATTTGTCGTTGTTGGCAATCAGGAAAATTCCCATATTGTGATGATACACATAAGGttaaatatatagatatatatatatatatatatatatatgcatttaaTTAATGTatgatgtatatatatatatatattttttttttttttatttagattTTCATTGAAAATGGTGACAATGTTGGTCCATATGTAGCAAAATTAACTAGTTATAAGTTATCAGATGaagaaaagttaaaaaagaaaaaatacaatgaaaaatatataaaaataaataataaaattccCTATGAAAAATCtacaaaattaaattttaaattaaattattcatatgTGAATCAGAAATTAAAGAAacctatttttttatctttttttgttCTAACATCTGCCATACTATATACACAAAAAGATCAAGTTACTAATATGTATTCTactcattaaaaaaaaaaaaggaatggtataatgaaaaaaatagttttatatatatataca harbors:
- a CDS encoding CDGSH iron-sulfur domain-containing protein, putative encodes the protein MSDPLEYLNEINFNTKKFPQYTHLIETCPSEHENEKTIRICRCWQSGKFPYCDDTHKIFIENGDNVGPYVAKLTSYKLSDEEKLKKKKYNEKYIKINNKIPYEKSTKLNFKLNYSYVNQKLKKPIFLSFFVLTSAILYTQKDQVTNMYSTH